In Actinomycetota bacterium, the following proteins share a genomic window:
- a CDS encoding pitrilysin family protein — MAIGRTEFGSGLRVVTERMPDVRSVALGFWVLAGSRDEPPPVSGSSHFLEHLLFKGTKTRSARDIAEAFDAIGGELNAFTAKEYTCFYSRVLDRDLPMAVEHLTDMLQRSVIREGDFQSEKQVILEEINVHEDTPDDLIHDLFTETLWPNHPLGRPILGTKKSIRAATRDQVRRYWRKHYVPRNIVVVAVGNLQHEQVLELLASGMETGAVRSEGPVAWKVRKAGPAPESSGRTLVKRRDTEQAHICIGTTGLSRNDDDRFAFGVVNNAIGGGMSSRLFQEVREKRGLAYSVYSYHSMYADAGIFSAYAGTTPARAKQVLSIVRAQLEDVAEKGLSPDEFDRAKGHMRGSLVLSQEDPGGRMSRLGKSEISQGEILTVNQLLSRIAAVTPDDAMRAAERVLSQPMTTTVLGPVDGSIGRAAR; from the coding sequence GTGGCGATCGGTCGAACGGAGTTCGGCTCCGGCCTGCGCGTCGTGACCGAACGTATGCCCGACGTGCGTTCGGTCGCGCTCGGCTTCTGGGTTCTCGCGGGGTCACGCGACGAGCCGCCGCCGGTCAGCGGCTCGAGTCACTTCCTGGAGCACCTCCTGTTCAAGGGAACGAAGACGCGCAGCGCCCGCGACATCGCCGAGGCGTTCGACGCGATCGGCGGCGAACTGAACGCGTTCACCGCGAAGGAGTACACGTGCTTCTACTCCCGCGTACTCGATCGCGACCTTCCGATGGCGGTCGAGCACCTGACCGACATGCTGCAGCGCTCGGTGATCCGTGAAGGCGATTTCCAGTCCGAGAAGCAAGTGATCCTGGAGGAGATCAACGTCCACGAGGACACTCCGGACGACCTGATCCACGACCTGTTCACCGAGACGCTGTGGCCGAACCATCCGTTGGGCCGGCCGATCCTCGGCACCAAGAAGAGCATCCGCGCGGCCACCCGCGATCAGGTCCGCCGGTACTGGCGCAAGCACTACGTGCCCCGGAACATCGTGGTGGTCGCCGTCGGCAACCTCCAGCACGAGCAGGTGCTCGAGCTCCTCGCCTCGGGCATGGAAACGGGAGCGGTTCGGAGCGAGGGACCGGTGGCGTGGAAGGTGCGCAAGGCGGGCCCCGCGCCCGAATCGTCGGGTCGCACGCTGGTCAAACGGCGCGACACCGAGCAGGCGCACATCTGCATCGGCACGACGGGTCTCTCGCGCAACGACGATGATCGGTTCGCGTTCGGGGTGGTCAACAACGCGATCGGGGGCGGGATGAGCTCGCGGCTGTTCCAGGAGGTGCGCGAGAAGCGCGGTCTCGCCTACAGCGTCTACAGCTACCACTCGATGTACGCGGACGCCGGCATCTTCAGCGCCTACGCGGGGACCACGCCGGCGCGCGCCAAGCAGGTCCTGTCGATCGTGCGCGCGCAGCTCGAGGACGTCGCCGAGAAAGGCCTGTCGCCCGACGAGTTCGACCGCGCGAAAGGCCACATGCGGGGCTCGCTCGTACTCTCCCAGGAGGATCCCGGCGGGCGGATGTCCCGCCTCGGCAAGTCCGAGATCAGCCAGGGCGAGATCCTGACGGTGAACCAGTTGCTCTCCAGGATCGCCGCCGTGACTCCGGATGACGCGATGCGGGCGGCCGAGCGGGTACTCTCGCAGCCCATGACGACGACGGTGCTCGGGCCCGTTGACGGGAGTATCGGGCGGGCAGCGCGGTGA
- the dapB gene encoding 4-hydroxy-tetrahydrodipicolinate reductase yields MIRVGVIGACGRMGLMVCRAIAEADDLALVAAIDRSKVGENVGALIGQPKLGIPVSDELERLLEAEAEIAIDFTHPDVVMENVRWCIDHGVHLVVGTTGITEEDLQSIEKAIADEGSETHVIVASNFALGAVLMLRFASQAIQFFPAVEVVELHHDNKADAPSGTAIATVNRLNDERSKPWRGPTPESVDGVRGGDFDGIRVHSVRLPGLVAHQEVIFGGQGQTLTIRHDSTDRSSFIPGVLMAARAVMTRPGLTVGLEPLLDLPPVG; encoded by the coding sequence GTGATCCGCGTCGGCGTCATCGGCGCCTGCGGTCGGATGGGCCTGATGGTGTGCCGGGCGATAGCCGAGGCCGACGACCTCGCGCTCGTCGCGGCGATCGATCGTTCCAAGGTCGGCGAGAACGTCGGAGCCCTGATCGGCCAGCCGAAGCTGGGGATCCCCGTGAGCGACGAGCTCGAACGGCTCCTCGAGGCCGAGGCGGAGATCGCCATCGACTTCACGCACCCGGACGTGGTGATGGAAAACGTTCGCTGGTGCATCGACCATGGCGTTCACCTCGTCGTCGGGACGACGGGAATCACGGAAGAGGACCTGCAGTCGATCGAGAAAGCGATAGCCGACGAGGGGTCCGAAACGCACGTGATCGTCGCGTCGAACTTCGCCCTGGGCGCCGTGCTGATGCTGCGGTTCGCGTCCCAGGCCATTCAGTTCTTCCCCGCCGTGGAGGTCGTCGAGCTCCATCACGACAACAAGGCCGACGCGCCGTCCGGGACGGCGATCGCCACCGTGAACCGCCTGAACGACGAGCGCTCCAAGCCGTGGCGCGGCCCGACGCCCGAGAGTGTCGACGGCGTCCGAGGAGGGGATTTCGACGGGATCCGCGTGCATTCGGTTCGGCTGCCGGGCCTCGTCGCCCACCAGGAGGTCATCTTCGGCGGGCAGGGGCAGACGCTGACGATCCGTCACGACTCGACCGACCGAAGCTCGTTCATCCCCGGCGTCCTGATGGCGGCGCGCGCCGTCATGACGCGGCCCGGCCTCACGGTGGGGCTGGAACCGCTGCTCGACCTTCCACCCGTCGGGTGA
- a CDS encoding PIG-L family deacetylase, which yields MTRRVACVLAHPDDDTYGVSGSLATIAGDDVEVTLVMTTSGDAGQIADPILATRETLGTVREAEDRASWAALGLEPEIHFLRYPDGGVADVAQESLVAVYLDLLQRAAPDVVVTFGPDGITGHADHVAVGAAATAAFHSARAAGADGFHRLLHICFPQSRLDRFNELLRVRGLPAIDSTQPFQPRGVPDESVGMIVDCSNVYDGKLEALRAHRTQAELQDVPFEVWPEILATEAFVVGFPESHARAAALTGLFDGLPGS from the coding sequence ATGACCCGCCGGGTCGCGTGCGTGCTCGCGCACCCGGACGACGACACCTACGGCGTCTCGGGTTCGCTCGCAACGATCGCCGGAGACGACGTCGAAGTCACGCTGGTCATGACGACGAGCGGTGACGCCGGCCAGATCGCCGACCCAATCCTGGCGACGCGAGAGACGCTCGGCACCGTCCGAGAAGCCGAGGATCGCGCGTCATGGGCTGCCCTTGGGCTGGAGCCCGAGATCCACTTCCTTCGCTATCCGGACGGAGGCGTCGCCGACGTCGCGCAAGAGTCGCTCGTCGCCGTGTACCTGGACCTGCTTCAGCGCGCCGCGCCCGATGTCGTCGTGACGTTCGGCCCGGACGGAATCACCGGGCACGCGGATCACGTCGCCGTCGGCGCCGCGGCGACGGCCGCGTTCCATTCCGCCCGCGCTGCCGGCGCGGACGGCTTTCACCGACTCCTTCACATCTGCTTCCCGCAGTCGCGGCTCGATCGATTCAACGAGTTGTTGCGCGTGCGCGGCTTGCCCGCGATCGACTCGACGCAGCCGTTCCAGCCTCGCGGCGTACCCGACGAGTCGGTCGGGATGATCGTCGACTGCTCGAACGTGTACGACGGGAAGCTCGAGGCGCTCCGGGCGCACCGGACGCAGGCCGAGCTGCAGGACGTCCCGTTCGAGGTGTGGCCCGAGATCCTGGCCACCGAGGCGTTCGTCGTCGGGTTTCCCGAGTCACACGCTCGAGCTGCCGCGCTGACCGGCCTGTTCGACGGGTTGCCCGGCTCGTAA
- a CDS encoding GNAT family N-acetyltransferase, which yields MDVEIRTIAEDEFETWMRAIESAFGGHVSSEDVENERKVIEPARCLAAFDEEDIVGCASSVVFEMTVPGGTTPTVGITGVGVVPTHRRRGVNTALMRRQLDDIRDEGCAIAALFASEGGIYGRFGYGLATFDASVDIEPSRSAFIPGSDGDGPVRLLEREAAKERYLSMYDRSRLTRPGAMKMTPSWFDYEFADKHFGEERKFFFALHETGHDCDGVAVYTIKHEWDLVPKNIVELYELDALTPSVYAQMWRFVLDLDLVSKLTAWSRPADEPLLHLLREPRRLNMRLKDGMWVRLLDIPRALTARRYSSDGRVVFDVRDAFCPWNEGRYALESGAEGATCEQTEDDADLLLTTNELAAAYLGGSTLSQLHRAGRASEERAGAIGTADAMFTWDPPPWAMLHF from the coding sequence ATGGACGTCGAGATCCGCACGATCGCCGAGGACGAGTTCGAGACGTGGATGCGGGCCATCGAGAGCGCGTTCGGTGGTCATGTCAGTTCTGAGGACGTTGAGAACGAGCGCAAGGTGATCGAGCCGGCGCGCTGTCTTGCTGCGTTCGACGAAGAAGACATCGTCGGGTGCGCCTCCTCCGTTGTGTTCGAGATGACCGTGCCCGGCGGAACGACCCCGACGGTCGGTATCACCGGCGTCGGCGTCGTTCCGACGCACCGCCGGCGAGGCGTCAACACGGCGCTGATGCGCCGTCAGCTCGACGACATCCGGGACGAGGGATGTGCCATCGCGGCGCTGTTCGCATCGGAGGGCGGCATCTACGGTCGCTTTGGCTACGGCCTCGCGACATTCGATGCGTCCGTCGACATCGAGCCATCGAGAAGCGCGTTCATCCCCGGCTCCGACGGCGACGGACCGGTCCGGTTGCTCGAACGCGAAGCGGCCAAGGAGCGATATCTATCGATGTACGACCGCTCACGGCTGACGCGGCCAGGGGCGATGAAGATGACGCCGAGCTGGTTCGACTACGAGTTCGCTGACAAGCACTTCGGCGAGGAGCGCAAGTTCTTCTTCGCTCTGCACGAGACGGGGCACGACTGCGACGGCGTAGCCGTCTACACGATCAAGCACGAGTGGGACCTCGTGCCCAAGAACATCGTGGAGCTCTACGAGCTCGACGCGCTGACGCCTTCGGTTTATGCCCAGATGTGGCGCTTCGTCCTCGATCTCGATCTGGTGTCGAAGCTCACGGCGTGGAGCCGTCCCGCCGACGAGCCGCTGCTGCACCTGCTGCGCGAGCCGCGCAGGCTCAACATGCGCCTGAAGGACGGAATGTGGGTGCGCCTGCTCGACATCCCCCGCGCCCTGACCGCCCGTCGCTACTCCTCCGATGGACGTGTCGTGTTCGACGTGCGCGACGCGTTCTGCCCGTGGAACGAAGGGCGCTATGCGCTGGAGTCCGGTGCTGAAGGCGCGACGTGCGAACAGACCGAGGACGACGCCGACCTGCTCCTCACGACGAACGAGCTCGCCGCCGCGTACCTCGGAGGATCCACCCTCTCGCAGCTGCATCGCGCCGGGCGTGCGAGCGAGGAGCGAGCGGGTGCGATCGGGACGGCGGACGCGATGTTCACGTGGGACCCGCCGCCTTGGGCGATGCTCCACTTCTGA
- a CDS encoding histidine phosphatase family protein has product MRTLEIRRHAKRDPAADRLSEAGRAQAEDVGRSLEHSYDVIFVSPAQRAAETAAWMLRGKGAQLPPHAVIPGLSARDNDGSPLAMGGVLSALVDAVPEGGRGLAISHMPLIERGVLGLLARDIEPLRECEGVVLTKRDDESAVELEEELRLR; this is encoded by the coding sequence ATGAGGACGCTGGAGATCCGTCGCCACGCGAAACGGGATCCGGCTGCTGACCGGCTCTCCGAAGCGGGTCGCGCACAGGCCGAGGACGTCGGCCGGTCGCTCGAGCACTCCTACGACGTCATCTTCGTTTCGCCGGCGCAGCGTGCCGCCGAGACCGCGGCGTGGATGCTTCGAGGCAAGGGCGCGCAGCTGCCGCCGCATGCGGTCATTCCGGGGCTCTCGGCGCGCGACAACGACGGTTCGCCTCTGGCGATGGGCGGAGTGCTGTCTGCCCTCGTCGACGCGGTTCCCGAGGGCGGTCGCGGGCTCGCCATCTCCCACATGCCCCTGATCGAACGAGGCGTTCTCGGCCTGCTCGCGCGTGACATCGAGCCGCTCCGCGAGTGCGAGGGCGTCGTGCTGACGAAGCGAGACGATGAGTCCGCCGTGGAACTGGAAGAAGAGCTTCGCCTGCGGTAG
- a CDS encoding cob(I)yrinic acid a,c-diamide adenosyltransferase has translation MPRIYTKTGDDGTTGLLYGGRVSKSDVATDAYGTVDEAVAAIGLARALSGDEDLREELLARQRELFVVGADLATNPDERHRLEPDVSLVTDEMVERLESSIDEHVRTHPLPNAFVVPGANPVSASLDVARAIVRRAERRVVEWRGAAGAQEASHQASVRPREEGGGRVNDAVVRYLNRLSDLLFVLARIAAGEAEPRSR, from the coding sequence GTGCCGCGCATCTACACGAAGACGGGCGACGATGGCACGACGGGGCTCTTGTACGGCGGACGGGTCTCCAAATCGGATGTCGCTACGGACGCGTACGGGACGGTGGACGAGGCGGTCGCGGCCATCGGTCTCGCCCGCGCGCTGAGCGGCGACGAAGACCTTCGCGAGGAGCTCCTCGCGAGGCAGCGTGAGCTGTTCGTCGTCGGCGCCGATCTCGCGACGAACCCCGACGAGCGCCACCGGCTGGAACCGGACGTCTCGCTCGTTACGGACGAGATGGTGGAACGACTCGAATCGTCAATCGACGAGCATGTACGGACGCATCCGCTGCCGAACGCGTTCGTCGTGCCAGGCGCGAACCCGGTCTCCGCTTCGCTCGACGTCGCGCGCGCGATCGTTCGCCGTGCCGAGCGCCGCGTCGTCGAGTGGCGAGGCGCGGCGGGGGCGCAAGAAGCGAGCCACCAGGCGAGCGTTCGCCCCCGCGAAGAGGGTGGCGGGAGAGTGAACGACGCGGTGGTGCGCTACCTCAACCGGCTTTCGGACCTTCTGTTCGTGCTCGCGCGGATCGCCGCCGGGGAGGCCGAACCGAGGAGCCGCTGA
- the dapA gene encoding 4-hydroxy-tetrahydrodipicolinate synthase, whose product MAGRFGAVVTAMVTPFRDDHSLDLDAASALAAHLYEHGSDSIVVAGSTGESPTLTHREKLDLFRAVIETAEGKGKVVAGTGTYDTAETLELSREAERLGADGLLLVTPYYNRPPQRGLLEHFKRVANAVDVPVVAYNIPGRTGIRIEHDTLLKMAEVPNIVGVKDSTGDFQAISKLISEAPPDFEVYSGDDWATFGYLCLGGVGIVSVASHLVGDRIRQMCDLIFAGDITGARKIHEELTPLFNALFITSNPIPVKTALALVGRPCGPPRLPLVPATSDERERIRKALVDAALL is encoded by the coding sequence ATGGCCGGTAGGTTCGGGGCGGTCGTCACCGCCATGGTCACGCCTTTTCGCGACGATCACTCGCTCGATCTGGACGCCGCGAGCGCGCTTGCGGCGCATCTGTACGAGCACGGCTCGGACTCGATCGTCGTTGCCGGCTCGACCGGTGAATCGCCCACGCTCACACACAGGGAGAAACTCGACCTGTTCCGCGCGGTGATCGAGACCGCCGAGGGCAAGGGCAAGGTCGTCGCGGGAACCGGGACGTACGACACGGCCGAGACGCTCGAGCTCTCGCGCGAGGCCGAGCGGCTCGGCGCCGACGGGTTGCTGCTCGTCACGCCGTACTACAACCGGCCGCCCCAGCGAGGGCTGCTGGAGCACTTCAAGCGGGTGGCGAACGCGGTCGACGTCCCCGTCGTCGCGTACAACATCCCGGGACGAACCGGGATCCGCATCGAGCACGACACGCTGCTCAAGATGGCCGAGGTCCCCAACATCGTCGGCGTCAAGGACTCGACCGGCGACTTCCAGGCGATCTCCAAGCTGATCAGCGAGGCACCGCCCGACTTCGAGGTGTACTCGGGCGACGACTGGGCAACGTTCGGGTACCTGTGCCTCGGCGGTGTAGGGATCGTGTCGGTCGCGTCGCACCTGGTCGGCGATCGCATCCGGCAGATGTGCGACCTGATCTTCGCCGGTGACATCACGGGCGCGCGGAAGATCCACGAGGAGCTCACGCCGTTGTTCAACGCACTGTTCATCACGAGCAACCCGATCCCGGTGAAGACGGCACTCGCACTCGTCGGGCGCCCTTGCGGTCCGCCGCGGTTGCCGCTCGTGCCCGCGACCAGCGACGAGCGCGAGCGCATCCGCAAGGCATTGGTGGATGCAGCGCTCCTCTGA
- a CDS encoding ribonuclease J: protein MQRSSESNQGLRASSSEAVGAPPETSARVVFLGGVGEVGRNMACVELGGRILIVDVGLSFPHAEMPGVDLVLPDFEYVRERMGDVEAVVLTHGHEDHIGSLPYLLRETQRQLPVYGTPFTLALLERKLEEHEVRDRAELRQVTPGEAASVGPFSMRFLRVAHSIPDGMAVVIDTPFGSILHTGDFKIDQTPLDGRPTDLHALAEEAGRGVHLLLSDSTNSEEAGYTASERSVGPVLQDIIARAPQLVVVACFSSHIHRIQQVVNAARADERVVAFLGRSMHQSVDAARELGLLHAPEQDVIFIEQLDEFDPSRAVVISTGSQGEPLSALSLMAAREHKWVKLREGDTVVLSSSLIPGNEPAIHRVIDGLYRTGADVFHLPAYPVHASGHAAVEELRLMLSLVRPRWFVPIHGERRQLAHHAKIATEVGIPADHVLICEDGDVVEVGEKVQLAGRVPAGMTFVDGLGIGDVGQVVLRDRRKLSSEGVVVVVIAIDAHHGQLVAGPDIVNRGFVFDEASGDILEEARERVMLSLRESAVAEVVDRGVLEQNVRRALAKYFYDVTQRKPVILPVILEV from the coding sequence ATGCAGCGCTCCTCTGAGTCGAACCAGGGACTGCGGGCCTCGAGCAGCGAAGCGGTAGGCGCGCCACCTGAGACATCGGCGCGCGTCGTCTTCCTCGGCGGTGTCGGCGAGGTCGGCCGGAACATGGCTTGCGTGGAGCTCGGCGGACGCATCTTGATCGTCGACGTTGGCCTGTCGTTCCCGCACGCAGAGATGCCCGGCGTCGATCTCGTCCTTCCCGATTTCGAGTACGTCCGCGAACGGATGGGCGACGTCGAGGCCGTCGTGCTCACGCACGGGCACGAGGATCACATCGGTTCCCTCCCGTACCTGCTGCGCGAGACGCAACGGCAACTGCCGGTCTACGGGACGCCGTTCACGCTGGCGCTGCTCGAGCGCAAGCTCGAGGAGCACGAGGTGCGCGACCGTGCCGAGCTCCGGCAGGTGACGCCGGGGGAGGCCGCGTCGGTGGGGCCGTTCTCGATGCGATTCCTCCGGGTGGCGCACTCGATCCCAGACGGAATGGCCGTCGTGATCGATACGCCCTTTGGCTCGATCCTGCACACCGGCGATTTCAAGATCGATCAGACGCCACTGGACGGGCGACCGACCGACCTGCACGCACTCGCGGAGGAGGCCGGCCGCGGCGTCCACCTGCTGCTGTCGGACTCCACGAACTCAGAGGAGGCCGGGTATACCGCGAGCGAGCGAAGCGTCGGGCCCGTCCTTCAGGACATCATCGCCCGCGCGCCGCAGCTGGTCGTCGTGGCCTGCTTCAGCAGCCACATCCACCGGATCCAACAGGTGGTGAACGCCGCACGCGCGGACGAGCGCGTCGTCGCGTTCCTCGGCCGTTCGATGCACCAGAGCGTCGACGCGGCGCGAGAGCTCGGGCTGCTGCATGCGCCGGAGCAGGACGTGATCTTCATCGAACAGCTCGACGAGTTCGATCCGTCGCGCGCCGTCGTGATCTCTACCGGCTCGCAGGGTGAGCCCCTCTCCGCGCTCTCATTGATGGCGGCGCGAGAGCACAAGTGGGTCAAGCTCCGCGAGGGCGACACGGTGGTGCTCTCGAGCAGCCTGATCCCGGGGAACGAGCCGGCGATCCACCGGGTCATCGACGGTCTGTACCGAACGGGCGCGGACGTGTTCCACCTGCCGGCGTACCCCGTGCATGCCAGCGGCCACGCCGCGGTGGAGGAGCTACGCCTGATGCTCTCGTTGGTTCGCCCCCGCTGGTTCGTCCCCATCCACGGCGAACGCCGGCAGCTCGCGCACCACGCGAAGATCGCGACAGAGGTGGGCATACCCGCTGACCACGTCCTGATCTGCGAGGACGGCGACGTGGTCGAGGTGGGAGAGAAGGTCCAGCTCGCGGGGCGCGTCCCGGCCGGGATGACCTTCGTGGACGGCCTCGGCATCGGAGACGTCGGCCAGGTCGTCCTCCGAGATCGCCGCAAGCTCTCCTCGGAGGGTGTCGTCGTTGTCGTCATCGCCATCGACGCCCACCACGGGCAGCTCGTGGCCGGCCCCGACATCGTGAACCGAGGGTTCGTGTTCGACGAGGCGTCGGGCGACATCCTTGAAGAGGCGCGCGAACGCGTCATGCTTTCCCTGCGGGAGTCCGCCGTGGCCGAGGTCGTGGACCGGGGCGTCCTGGAGCAGAACGTGCGCCGGGCGCTGGCGAAGTACTTCTACGACGTCACCCAGCGCAAGCCCGTGATCCTGCCCGTCATTCTGGAGGTGTAG
- a CDS encoding DNA translocase FtsK 4TM domain-containing protein: MLALLTVLGLWFDAAGPVGTGLEWLLHATIGSAAIAFPVLALYWGALLLRAGASDDQVRMLIGFVLAFIGVLALMSLASGNPRPFAGYERLRDAAGVIGAFAAWPLGKLVSKVGVSIVWLGGIVLGLVIFTGTPLAAAWNRVREAFSFERDEDEEVEPAAETAKRRDGPVINTEVPIVELLEEPPIEEEELPAPVPIDIPEIARVKPSGGRYELPSLELLRTSPPSAGSERDEAHTTEALERTFHTFGVPAHVTAAHRGPTVTLFEVEIEAGTKVNKVLGLADDIAYALATPDVRIIAPIPGRSAIGVEVPNRVRDFVMLGDVLRSRAAQDDTHPLSVALGKDVHGRAQLVNLTSMPHLLIAGATGAGKSSLINSFITSVLMRASPDDVKLVLVDPKRVELIHFADLPHLLVPVIVHPKRAAEALSWVVREMELRYEVLAMVGVRDFDGYRAGLSEGTLRIPPGQDDRVTEFPYLLVVIDELADLMMVAPRDVEDAICRIAQMARAVGIHLVVATQRPSVDVVTGLIKANIPSRIALMTSSQADSRVILDMNGAEKLVGHGDLLFAPSNVSKPTRLQAAWVTEKEIGAISEWIREQRPAEYAVSVEGLAKPAASDDADDGGLGGDDELLEQAAELVIRSQLGSTSMLQRKLKVGFARAGRLMDLLEERGIVGPSLGSKARDVLLTPEEWEESHPSRVG, from the coding sequence GTGCTCGCGCTGCTTACGGTGCTCGGCCTGTGGTTCGACGCGGCGGGGCCGGTCGGGACCGGGCTCGAATGGCTGCTCCACGCGACGATCGGATCGGCGGCGATCGCCTTCCCCGTCCTCGCGCTGTACTGGGGGGCGCTCCTGCTCCGCGCCGGGGCGTCCGACGACCAGGTCAGGATGCTCATCGGGTTCGTGCTCGCGTTCATCGGCGTGCTCGCGCTGATGTCGCTCGCGTCGGGAAACCCCAGGCCGTTCGCCGGCTACGAGAGGCTGCGGGATGCGGCCGGGGTGATCGGCGCGTTCGCGGCGTGGCCGCTCGGCAAGCTCGTGTCGAAGGTCGGCGTCTCGATCGTGTGGCTCGGGGGGATCGTTCTCGGCCTGGTGATCTTCACCGGAACGCCGTTAGCGGCCGCGTGGAACCGCGTGCGCGAGGCGTTCAGCTTCGAGCGCGACGAGGACGAGGAGGTTGAACCCGCAGCCGAGACGGCCAAGCGCCGCGACGGCCCGGTGATCAACACCGAGGTGCCGATCGTTGAGCTCCTCGAGGAGCCGCCGATCGAGGAAGAGGAACTGCCCGCGCCCGTCCCGATCGACATCCCCGAGATCGCCCGCGTGAAGCCATCCGGCGGCCGATACGAGCTGCCGTCCCTCGAGCTCCTTCGGACGTCACCACCCTCGGCCGGGAGCGAACGGGACGAGGCGCACACCACTGAAGCGCTCGAGCGCACGTTCCATACGTTCGGCGTACCGGCGCACGTCACCGCGGCGCATCGCGGGCCGACCGTCACGCTGTTCGAGGTCGAGATCGAGGCCGGCACGAAGGTCAACAAGGTCCTCGGCCTGGCCGACGACATCGCGTACGCGCTGGCCACGCCGGACGTGCGCATCATCGCGCCGATCCCGGGCCGGTCCGCGATCGGTGTCGAGGTGCCCAACCGGGTTCGCGACTTCGTGATGCTGGGCGACGTTCTGCGCTCGCGCGCAGCGCAAGACGACACGCACCCACTCTCGGTCGCGCTGGGGAAGGACGTGCACGGGCGCGCGCAGCTGGTGAACCTCACGTCCATGCCCCACCTGCTGATCGCCGGCGCCACCGGGGCGGGCAAGTCGAGCCTCATCAACTCGTTCATCACGTCGGTGCTGATGCGCGCGTCGCCCGACGACGTGAAGCTCGTGCTCGTCGACCCCAAGCGCGTCGAGCTCATCCACTTCGCGGACCTGCCGCACCTGCTCGTGCCGGTGATCGTGCACCCCAAGCGCGCAGCCGAGGCGCTGTCGTGGGTCGTTCGTGAGATGGAGCTGCGGTACGAGGTGCTGGCGATGGTCGGCGTACGCGACTTCGACGGCTACCGCGCGGGTCTTTCCGAGGGAACGCTCCGAATCCCGCCGGGCCAGGACGACCGCGTCACCGAGTTCCCCTACCTCCTCGTGGTGATCGACGAGCTCGCCGACCTGATGATGGTCGCTCCTCGCGACGTCGAGGATGCGATCTGCCGGATCGCACAGATGGCGCGGGCCGTCGGCATCCACCTCGTGGTGGCGACCCAGCGTCCGAGCGTCGACGTGGTGACCGGTTTGATCAAGGCGAACATCCCCAGCCGTATCGCGCTCATGACGTCGTCGCAGGCCGACTCGCGGGTGATCCTGGACATGAACGGCGCCGAGAAGCTCGTCGGCCACGGCGACCTGCTGTTCGCGCCCTCGAACGTGTCGAAACCGACGCGCCTCCAGGCCGCCTGGGTGACGGAGAAGGAGATCGGCGCGATCTCCGAGTGGATCCGGGAGCAGCGCCCAGCCGAGTACGCGGTGAGCGTCGAGGGGCTGGCCAAGCCGGCGGCGTCCGACGACGCCGACGACGGTGGGCTCGGCGGCGACGACGAGCTTCTGGAGCAGGCGGCCGAGCTGGTCATCCGCTCGCAGCTCGGTTCGACGTCGATGCTGCAGCGCAAGCTCAAGGTGGGGTTCGCGCGCGCGGGCCGGCTCATGGACCTTCTCGAGGAGCGGGGGATCGTTGGACCGTCCCTCGGGTCGAAGGCGCGTGACGTGCTCCTCACGCCAGAGGAGTGGGAGGAGTCACACCCGAGCCGAGTCGGGTGA